The Punica granatum isolate Tunisia-2019 chromosome 4, ASM765513v2, whole genome shotgun sequence sequence CTCTAAATTTGTGACTCGTTATCAGTCCATGATTCCGTCTCAATTATATAGGGATTGGATCCATCTATAGTTTCCCATTCATAATCGACAGTTTTGTAGTAGTGTGAGTCATATTCATCACTTCCATCTCATCATGCTAAACGAGTCACTGAATGAATACCGGGGTTAGAAATCAAAGATGAGAGAGTAAACTGTACGAAGTGATTCATTAAGATGTGAACCGTGAGACAGAATGTGAGTCCAGAGATAAAAGAGCAACAGAGAAGAGCTGCAGCAGGGAGGAGATGATGACAAGCTTCAAGAATTCGCCCCGACCGGAGCAATTAGTGCAACTCGGGTTGAGACTGAATGTTGCCATCTAACATGTTCCAACTTCTGCAATTTGAGCACGAAAATTCAAATCGTCGCTTTGTATATTACATTGAGTTTGCGCAACCTTTGCTCAAGGTGAAAGCCAAAGTGTAACCTTGACTCCAATACAATGGAAAGTCGAAGTCAGGCGACTAATAATGTGATGAGCTCTGATATCTTCCTTCCTTCAGGTTTTTCAGGTGAAAATCTCATGCCCCTCTTTCTTGACTGTTGCTTATCCTTTCAGTTCACATTCGATCGACCTACAAGGAGGAGGAAATGGGATGATTATATGTTGCTGCATATGGATCATTGTTGGAACGATGTGCCCAGCTGCTTTTAGAAAATGCGACCAGTAATTCATGCTTCTCTGATGTTACATAACATCACATCTAAGGCGGCTGCTTAATTACGTGTATTTCTCGTTTGCGCGTCTCATAAAGAACTAACTACTTCTCCAGCAAAAATCGAACATACAACCATCTTTTAAAATCTTTCCACCAGCGAAGCTATAGGATCTGCACGTGAATTTCTAACAAAGTCAAATGTCTTATTTTCAAGGGAATAGTAAATTGAGTAGTTGAGTTTATTTATGGGAATAAAACCAGCTGGatcatgaaataataatttcccgAAATATCGCCAAGCTGATATTAAAACAATATACATTGGAATTCTCGAAAAATTAAGTCAGGTGAACGCTAGTCCAATCTTTATGTGTGCCTCTCCTAACATACGGTTATTGAGACTCCGCGACCAGATGGTGCTCACTAACTAGTATCTCCGAAAAACAGCATCGACAACGTTGCTGGCATGCCATTGGATGTTCAAACATATCTAAAAGACGACGCACACAGCAGTGAGAATCTTTTTGATAATGACCTGAAATTCAGTACAGTTTCGCGTAGATATTATTACGACATAGCAATTCCTATGAACCCGATAGTGGACAATGTACGATAGgccttttgatttttcatgaCAGCTCGAAGATGACATGCTATTAAATTGTTCCATTTGAATCTCAAATTTTCTATAGGGGCAGCTGAGGTTACACAGCTCAGGAGCAGTTGCAAGTCAGACCATTTCTTgtgataattttattaaggTTTCTGACTAATgtgataattttattaaggTTTCTGACTATAAATGGACATTTCGGCAATGCTCACAAGGAAACTCCCAACGAAAGCAACTAATGGATCATTGCAAAGAAGGCAGAGCGTCACCTAAGAGAGAGCAGCTCCATCCCTTGCGGGGCCGTCCCGGGAGGACTACATTATTCACGACTCTCAAAAGTGGTGGCGGTGCCGGCGGGTGCAGTGACAAAGAAGCGGGGACCAGGGTGAGGGTGAAGATTCTGGTGGGGAAGGAAGAGCTCAAGCAAATTCTGCAAGGAATTAGTTACAGCAGTGGCAGCAGCACTGCGAAAAAGAACCGGGTTTCATTTGCGACCTTGCCATCATGGACGGCAGAGCAGCGGCTGAGGAGCCTTCTCCTAAGGAGGCACCCCGCGAGGACAGGTCGCCGCCCCCGGTCATGGATTCCTGCTCTGCATAGCATTCCTGAAGAAGAAGTTCAAGTTTAATTAGAAGGGTCAGTTGGTGACAAAACAAAATTGTTcgtattacatatataatatcttacaaaagggaaaaaaaaaaaagttgaacaTTCGACtaattctttttctccttttcatttttctcatgTATACATAGATATAGTAAATAAGAACTGGTCGCATaaatagttttcttttttcggtaaCGTTACGTGGGTTAGGCGAGATCAATTCGTTTTTGGACTTGATTTGCCCctaatcaaaagaaaaacatcGTATTCGTTGAATtagtcttttctttttcaatttttctcctCAGTGGTatttgtttttgaaatatgagtcaattttttattttttattttggccAGAAATATGAGTCAATTCAATTGAATGCCATTTTTCTCCAGAGTAAATTGTATAACCCGAATCAGGTCCCCGACCAAATCGACTCGACCCGTATGTATATCCGACCAATCATAATGTCTTGCACCTAAAGTCGTTAATGGAGAGACGGGAAGGAAACTGCCGCGTTAACCGCCAAAAACACAGTAGCCAAGAAAGCGGAATGGTTTAAATTTTAGTAACTCCTTCTTCCCTCTGGTCCCTTTTAGAGCTTCGAGCATGGCTTCAGCGCTCGTCTGCAGCAGCTTCTGCAGCTTTAACACCCCAGGAATAGTCTGTCGAAATGTTATCCCACCCCCAAAAAGGAACTTGAACCTGAGCTCCGGGATCAAGAGGCCGTCAGAGGAGAAACGGCGCCAGTCGAAACGGCTCAGAGATTCGGACTCACTGGAGAGCCTGACCCTTCAAAGGGCTCTCTGTGCATTCGTTCTATCGGGGTCAATGGACAATGCGCTCTACGTGTTCGACAGTATGCCCCACTCGGATGCCTATTTGTGGAACGTGATGATTAAAGGGTTTGTGAAAAGTGGGATGTTTCATGAAGCGGTGGAATTTTATCGCCGAATGAAGAGGGAGGGGATTAGACCCGATAATTTCACGTACCCTTATGTGATCAAGGCATGTGCGGGGCTGTTCAGTTTGGTAGAAGGAGAAAAAGTGCTTGCTGAGTTGTTCAAAGTTGGGTTGGATTCGGATGTGTATGTCTGCAACACACTTATTTTGATGTATGCGGAGAATGGCTGTATCGAGTTATCAGAGAGGGTGTTTGATGAACTGTGTGTTAAAGACTTGGTTTCTTGGAATTCTATGATTAGTGGGTATGTCTCAGTTGGGGATGGATTTAGCTCGTTGACTTGTTTCCGGGAAATGCAAGTATTCGGAATGAGGCCTGATAGATACTCTGTGATTGGCGCTCTCGGTGCAGTTTCTCTTGAGTGCTGTCCCCTGGCTGGGAAAGAGATCCATTGCTATTTGATTAGGAGCGAGTTTGATTCGGACATTATGGTTCAGACTTCACTCATGGACATGTATTGCAAAGTGGGTAGAGTGGACTATGCGGAGAGATTGTTTTGTCAGGTTTCTCATAAGAGCATTGTGACTTGGAATGCAATGATTGATGGGTATGGTTCGAATTCTCTTCCTGAAAAGTCATTTTCTTGCATGAGAAGTATGATATCTGACTTTGGATTGGCTCCGGACTGTGTCACAATGATCAATCTGTTACCCTCTTGTGCTCAGTTAGGAGCCCTCTtgcaagggaaatcaatcCATGCTCATGTGATCAGAAAAGGGTTTCTTCCTCACTTAGTCCTAGAAAATTCCCTTATTTATATGTATGGAGAGTGTGGAGAGTTGAAGTGTGCTATGGCTTTGTTTCATCATATGAGTGAAAGGAATTTGGTGACTTGGAATGCTATAATTGTTGCACACATGCATAATGGACAGAACATTGAAGCCTTGAGAATATTTCAAGACCTTAACTTTTATGGACCTCACAAACCTGACGAGTTTACTGTCTCGAGCATCCTGCCTGCTTATGCTGAGGTGGCATTACCGAGGGAAGGGAAGCAGATTCATGGCTATGTGATTAAAGTGGGTTTCAGCTCCAACACGTTTATCTCGAACTcaattatatacatgtatggaAAATGTGGAGATTTAAGGACTGCAGGGCAAATTTTCAACAAGCTGTCGTTTAGGGATATTGTGTCATGGAATGCTATCATGATGGCTTATGCGATTCATGGGTATGGAAGTGAAGCCATTGGAATGTTTTCTTTATTGAAGCAAAATGGAATTGAGCCGAATGGTAGCACATTCGTGTCCTTGTTGTATTCTTGCAGTGTTTCTGGGAAGATAGACGAAGGATGGGATTACTtcaatttgatgaaaaattgGTACAACATCGATCCTATGGTTGAACACTATGCATGTGTCCTTGATCTTCTTGGTCGAGCTGGCGATCTTGAGAAGGCCAAGAGCTTC is a genomic window containing:
- the LOC116205028 gene encoding pentatricopeptide repeat-containing protein At4g35130, chloroplastic, giving the protein MASALVCSSFCSFNTPGIVCRNVIPPPKRNLNLSSGIKRPSEEKRRQSKRLRDSDSLESLTLQRALCAFVLSGSMDNALYVFDSMPHSDAYLWNVMIKGFVKSGMFHEAVEFYRRMKREGIRPDNFTYPYVIKACAGLFSLVEGEKVLAELFKVGLDSDVYVCNTLILMYAENGCIELSERVFDELCVKDLVSWNSMISGYVSVGDGFSSLTCFREMQVFGMRPDRYSVIGALGAVSLECCPLAGKEIHCYLIRSEFDSDIMVQTSLMDMYCKVGRVDYAERLFCQVSHKSIVTWNAMIDGYGSNSLPEKSFSCMRSMISDFGLAPDCVTMINLLPSCAQLGALLQGKSIHAHVIRKGFLPHLVLENSLIYMYGECGELKCAMALFHHMSERNLVTWNAIIVAHMHNGQNIEALRIFQDLNFYGPHKPDEFTVSSILPAYAEVALPREGKQIHGYVIKVGFSSNTFISNSIIYMYGKCGDLRTAGQIFNKLSFRDIVSWNAIMMAYAIHGYGSEAIGMFSLLKQNGIEPNGSTFVSLLYSCSVSGKIDEGWDYFNLMKNWYNIDPMVEHYACVLDLLGRAGDLEKAKSFIEQMPVIPTGRIWGSLLTASRKHRNIEMAEFAAKNILPLEHDNTGCYILLSNMYAEAGRWEDVERIRHLMNSKGLRKTIGRSRIETGRRVHSFIDHDKSHEDTNSIYEALYIISRLIGIGDIHLLKKKYATHSVRLAISFGLISTEIGSPVLVKKNMRICEECHNDAKKISKFCRREIIVGDCTVFHHFKDGKCSCGDYW